TCGCCGTCACCCGCCGGGCCAGCGGCCAGACCTCTGGGCGCTGGACCGTGGGCGCGCTGCAGATCGATCCGGGGCGGCGCGAAGTCTGGCGTGACGGAGAACCGGTGGCGCTGTCGCGCCGTGAATTCGACATCGTGGCCGAGCTCGCACGTCAGCCCGGCCACGTGGTGCCCAAGCATCGGCTGGCCAGCGCACTGGTACCGCTGGGCGATCCGCTGGATTTCAACGCCATCGAATTCCATGTGCACCGGCTGCGGCGCAAGCTCGGCGAGGACTGCATCCAGACCGTGCGCGGCGTCGGCTACCGGATGGCCGACTGATGTGGCGGCCATCGATCGCCCGTCGGCTGTTCCTGATCCTGCTGCTGGCCTACGGCACGGTGTGGCTGGGCATTTACGCGCTGGGGCTCTACTTGATGCAGCACGCCATCTCGGGGCAGTTCGACCAGGACCTGGTCGATCTGGCAACAGCCGTGCAGCAAGTCACAGCCCGGTCGACCGATCCAGCTACCTTGCGCACAGCGCTGGCCGGCAGCGATGCCTTGCTGGCGCAGTACCAGCGCTCTGGCAATGTGCAGCCGGGATTTTTCGGCTACACCGTACGCGACGCCGCAGGACGGCTGATCGCCCACTACGGTCCGCCCCGCCCTGCGATTGGGCGCGATGGCTTCTTCGATGTCGCCGGCGAAGCCGCCTGGCGCGGTTATGGGTTGCCTGCCGCCCAAGGGCGCTATCGCATCGAGGTGAGCCAGAGCGTGGCCAGCCGACGGGCGCAGTACCACGACGTGATGCTCAGCCCGGCTGCGCTGCTGCTGTTCGCCGCCGGATTGCCGATGTTGTTCCTGCCGGCCTGGATCGCGGTACGTAGCGGCCTGCAACCATTGCGCCAACTGGCAAGCGAATTGGTGCAACGGCCGCCCGACAGCACCGCACCACTCGCCGCGCCGCCGGTCTACGCCGAGCTGGTACCGCTTGCGACCAGCCTGGACACGGCGCTATCGCGGCTGGCGGCGCAATTGCAGCGTGAGCGCGCGCTGCTGGCCGATGCCGCGCACGAGCTGCGTACACCGCTTGCCGTCGTCACCACCCAGGCCGATGCGCTGATCCATGCCGCGGATGAAGCGGCGCGAGAGGCGGCCATCCAGCGGCTGCGCCACGGCCTGGCACGCGCCGCACGGCTGGTGCAGCAGTTGCTGGCGCTGGCCCGGCTCGACGCAGGTATTGCCACCGACACCTCTCGCGCCGACCTCGCAGACCTCGTGCGCGATACGCTGGCCGCACATGCGGCAGAAGCGGCGACGCGCGGCATCGCGCTCAGCTATCGCGGGCCGGACCAGCTGCCGCTCGCTGCGCCGCTGCAGGCCCTCGAATCCATCGTCGACAACCTCGTTGGCAACGCGGTACGGCATGGCCGCGACGGCGGCACGGTGGAGGTGACCGTGACCCA
This region of Chitinolyticbacter meiyuanensis genomic DNA includes:
- a CDS encoding sensor histidine kinase, with translation MWRPSIARRLFLILLLAYGTVWLGIYALGLYLMQHAISGQFDQDLVDLATAVQQVTARSTDPATLRTALAGSDALLAQYQRSGNVQPGFFGYTVRDAAGRLIAHYGPPRPAIGRDGFFDVAGEAAWRGYGLPAAQGRYRIEVSQSVASRRAQYHDVMLSPAALLLFAAGLPMLFLPAWIAVRSGLQPLRQLASELVQRPPDSTAPLAAPPVYAELVPLATSLDTALSRLAAQLQRERALLADAAHELRTPLAVVTTQADALIHAADEAAREAAIQRLRHGLARAARLVQQLLALARLDAGIATDTSRADLADLVRDTLAAHAAEAATRGIALSYRGPDQLPLAAPLQALESIVDNLVGNAVRHGRDGGTVEVTVTQPGRQIRLTVCDDGPGIPLAERERLFERFARGRCATASGSGLGLAIVASAARTLDASIIVNDGADGRGTAITVHWPSA